Proteins encoded in a region of the Vicia villosa cultivar HV-30 ecotype Madison, WI linkage group LG5, Vvil1.0, whole genome shotgun sequence genome:
- the LOC131607204 gene encoding prohibitin-1, mitochondrial-like, producing MNFNNVKIPKVPGSGIAALLKVSIIGGLAVYGATNTLYNVEGGHRAIVFNRLVGVKDKVYPEGTHIMIPWFERPVIYDVRARPHLVESTSGSRDLQMVKIGLRVLTRPVPDQLPTVYRTLGENYNERVLPSIIHETLKSVVAQYNASQLITQREAVSREIRKILTERASQFNIALDDVSITSLTFGREFTAAIEAKQVAAQEAERAKFVVEKAEQDKRSAVIRAQGEAKSAQLIGQAISNNPAFITLRKIEAAREIAQTISNSANKVFLNSDDLLLNLQDLNLEPSGKK from the exons ATGAATTTCAACAACGTGAAGATCCCGAAGGTTCCTGGTAGTGGAATCGCTGCTTTGCTTAAAGTTAGCATTATCGGTGGACTTGCTGTGTATGGAGCTACAAACACCTTGTATAATGTTGAGGGTGGTCATCGAGCTATTGTCTTTAACCGTCTTGTTGGTGTCAAAGATAAG GTTTATCCTGAAGGAACACATATTATGATCCCGTGGTTTGAGAGGCCTGTGATCTATGATGTTCGTGCACGACCTCATTTAGTTGAGAGCACTTCAGGAAGTCGGGATCTCCAAATG GTGAAAATTGGACTTAGAGTTCTTACTCGTCCTGTGCCAGACCAATTACCTACAGTTTATCGAACTCTGGGCGAGAATTATAATGAAAGGGTCCTTCCTTCTATTATACACGAAACCCTCAAATCTGTGGTTGCCCAGTACAATGCCAGTCAGCTCATTACTCAGAGAGAG GCTGTTAGTCGTGAAATAAGGAAGATATTGACTGAAAGGGCATCACAATTTAACATTGCGTTGGATGATGTGTCAATCACAAGTTTGACATTCGGGAGAGAATTCACAGCCGCAATTGAAGCCAAGCAGGTTGCTGCTCAAGAAGCCGAGAGAGCTAAGTTTGTTGTCGAAAAAGCTGAACAAGACAAAAGAAGTGCTGTTATTAGAGCACAG GGAGAAGCCAAGAGTGCTCAGTTGATTGGTCAAGCTATTTCCAACAACCCTGCATTTATAACCTTAAGGAAAATTGAAGCTGCTAGGGAAATtgcacaaacaatttcaaattcTGCCAACAAGGTTTTCTTGAATTCAGACGATCTCTTGCTGAACCTCCAGGATTTAAATTTGGAGCCCAGTGGGAAGAAATAG